One window of Phycisphaeraceae bacterium genomic DNA carries:
- a CDS encoding MoxR family ATPase, producing MSEPEVQMQDVEQVRESARRLKEEIHRTIVGQDEVVDQTLMAIFCRGHAVVVGVPGLAKTLLISTLAKTLSLQFSRIQFTPDLMPSDITGTEVIQEDKATGHRQLRFVRGPIFGNVILADEINRTPPKTQAALLEAMQERHVTVGGIQHDLPNPFFVLATQNPIEQEGTYPLPEAQLDRFMFQIQISYPSMSEEEEIVKRSVTRASVQTQAVLSAADIKKIQDLVRAMPAPDYVIKYALRLVRATRVKEPFDGGGKRPKLVEAYLAWGAGPRASEFLVLAAKARAILTGATHVTPEHVRQIAKPVLRHRLMTNFNAEADQVTTDAIIDNLLKEIPVDGATELERRQMNEVLR from the coding sequence ATGAGCGAGCCGGAAGTGCAGATGCAGGATGTGGAGCAGGTTCGCGAGTCGGCGCGCCGGCTGAAGGAAGAGATCCACCGGACGATCGTGGGGCAGGACGAGGTGGTGGATCAGACGCTGATGGCGATTTTTTGCCGCGGACACGCGGTGGTGGTCGGAGTGCCGGGGCTGGCGAAAACGCTGCTGATCAGTACGCTGGCGAAGACGCTGAGTTTGCAGTTCAGCCGCATCCAGTTCACGCCGGACCTGATGCCGAGCGATATCACCGGCACGGAAGTCATTCAGGAAGATAAAGCGACCGGGCATCGGCAGTTGCGCTTTGTGCGCGGGCCGATTTTCGGGAATGTGATTCTGGCGGACGAGATCAACCGCACGCCTCCGAAAACACAGGCGGCGCTGCTCGAAGCGATGCAGGAGCGGCACGTGACGGTCGGCGGCATTCAGCACGACTTGCCGAACCCGTTCTTTGTGCTGGCGACGCAGAATCCAATCGAACAGGAAGGCACGTATCCGCTGCCCGAGGCGCAGCTCGACCGGTTCATGTTCCAGATTCAAATCTCGTATCCGTCGATGAGCGAGGAAGAGGAGATCGTGAAGCGGAGCGTGACGCGGGCAAGCGTGCAGACGCAGGCGGTGCTCTCGGCGGCGGACATAAAGAAGATACAGGACCTGGTACGGGCGATGCCGGCGCCGGACTATGTCATTAAATATGCGCTCAGGCTGGTGCGCGCGACGCGCGTGAAAGAGCCGTTTGATGGCGGAGGCAAGCGGCCGAAATTGGTGGAGGCGTATCTCGCATGGGGCGCCGGGCCGCGGGCGAGCGAGTTTTTGGTGCTCGCGGCAAAGGCGCGGGCGATCCTGACCGGCGCGACGCACGTGACGCCGGAGCATGTGCGTCAGATCGCCAAGCCCGTGCTGCGCCACAGGTTAATGACGAATTTCAACGCGGAAGCCGATCAGGTGACGACGGACGCGATCATCGACAATCTCCTGAAGGAGATTCCCGTGGACGGGGCCACGGAGCTTGAGCGCAGGCAGATGAACGAAGTGTTGAGATAG
- a CDS encoding YciI family protein, whose product MRVMVIVKASKDSEAGKMPNPELLQAMGKFNEELTKAGIMLDGAGLKASSHGARVRFSGSQRSVIDGPFTESKELVAGYWLWQVKSLEEAIQWLKRCPHPNPGADTEVEIRPLFEASDFGA is encoded by the coding sequence ATGCGAGTCATGGTGATCGTCAAGGCGTCGAAGGACAGCGAAGCGGGCAAAATGCCCAATCCGGAACTTCTTCAAGCGATGGGCAAGTTCAACGAGGAGCTGACGAAGGCGGGCATCATGCTCGACGGCGCCGGCCTCAAGGCAAGCTCCCACGGCGCCCGCGTCCGGTTTTCAGGGTCGCAGCGCTCCGTCATCGACGGACCGTTCACCGAATCCAAGGAACTTGTCGCGGGCTACTGGCTCTGGCAGGTAAAGTCTCTGGAGGAGGCGATCCAGTGGCTCAAGCGCTGCCCTCATCCGAACCCGGGCGCCGACACGGAGGTCGAGATCCGGCCTCTCTTCGAAGCCTCCGATTTCGGAGCGTAA
- a CDS encoding phosphatase PAP2 family protein — protein MLHKSLLSLLLAAALLGPACQTESHVAAQPAPVSHAPAPPPAKPQAPAIGRYIAPGAIDLHALLPDPPAPNSPISNGEIELILATQADAFPASRQRAIDEDTMKVWLFADALGPSFNEADKPKTAALIKQIECDSKAISDRAKATWNRPRPYIQDPRIKLVTQGPSNNSYPSGHATRASAWTETLCLLVPEKSDAIRSRGRLIGLDRIILGVHFPSDVAAGNALGKAIVEQMKQSPLFLHDLEEARQEWTK, from the coding sequence ATGCTCCACAAGTCGCTTCTTTCTCTCCTCCTCGCCGCGGCACTCCTCGGCCCCGCCTGCCAAACAGAATCGCACGTCGCCGCCCAGCCCGCGCCGGTCTCCCACGCCCCCGCCCCGCCGCCTGCAAAGCCTCAGGCGCCCGCCATCGGCAGGTACATCGCGCCAGGCGCGATCGACCTCCACGCGCTGCTCCCCGATCCTCCCGCGCCGAACTCTCCGATCTCAAACGGCGAGATCGAACTCATCCTCGCGACGCAGGCCGACGCCTTTCCCGCATCTCGCCAGCGCGCTATCGACGAAGACACCATGAAGGTCTGGCTCTTCGCCGATGCGCTCGGCCCATCCTTCAACGAAGCCGACAAACCGAAGACTGCGGCACTCATCAAGCAGATCGAGTGCGACAGCAAAGCCATCAGCGATCGCGCGAAGGCAACGTGGAACCGCCCGCGTCCCTACATCCAGGACCCGCGCATCAAGCTCGTCACCCAAGGCCCGAGCAACAACTCCTATCCCAGCGGCCACGCCACCCGCGCCAGCGCTTGGACCGAAACGCTCTGCCTGCTCGTCCCCGAAAAATCCGACGCGATCCGATCCCGCGGCAGGCTCATCGGCCTCGATCGCATCATCCTCGGCGTCCATTTCCCGAGCGATGTCGCCGCGGGTAACGCACTGGGAAAGGCAATCGTCGAACAGATGAAACAAAGCCCGCTCTTCCTGCACGACCTCGAAGAAGCACGCCAAGAGTGGACCAAGTAA
- a CDS encoding metallophosphoesterase produces MARESDEPGSSPHVGLSTRPEWGFRAPRPPAPIEPFELHHPGVPPGLEGLRILHLSDAHIERIYPNPPHHTRLLDALARVEADLVVLTGDFMTSPCDDSAALRALTELSRSWRTRFGAFAISGNHDTARFIAGARRIPGLTWLHHESVKIPIDLGCGISELRLIGSGFPESLLESVGTRDDSFSIALVHYPSEIFAASELRIPIVLSGHTHGGQVRSHASWLPHTSCDLPGNLASGVFRLRDTVLCISRGLGAAILPFRVNCPPQAPLYSLRRRDFRSRECGFLAPIHRW; encoded by the coding sequence ATGGCACGCGAGTCGGATGAACCCGGTTCCTCCCCGCACGTCGGTCTCTCCACCCGCCCGGAGTGGGGTTTTCGCGCGCCGCGCCCGCCCGCCCCTATCGAGCCCTTCGAACTGCACCATCCCGGGGTTCCACCGGGTCTCGAAGGCCTTCGGATTCTCCATCTTTCCGACGCGCACATCGAGCGCATCTACCCGAATCCGCCCCACCACACCCGGCTCCTCGATGCGCTCGCCCGGGTCGAAGCCGACCTCGTCGTCCTGACCGGCGATTTCATGACCTCGCCCTGCGATGATTCCGCCGCTCTGCGCGCGCTCACCGAATTGTCCCGCTCCTGGCGCACGCGCTTCGGCGCCTTCGCGATCTCGGGCAATCACGACACCGCCCGCTTCATCGCCGGGGCGCGCCGGATCCCCGGTCTCACCTGGCTCCACCACGAATCGGTCAAAATACCGATCGATCTCGGCTGCGGCATTTCGGAACTTCGGCTTATCGGCTCGGGGTTTCCCGAGAGCCTTCTTGAGAGTGTCGGGACGCGCGACGACTCGTTCTCGATCGCGCTCGTTCACTATCCATCCGAAATCTTCGCAGCGTCGGAGCTGCGCATCCCGATCGTGCTCAGCGGCCACACGCACGGCGGACAGGTTCGATCTCACGCATCATGGCTCCCGCACACAAGCTGCGATTTGCCGGGAAATCTGGCCTCGGGCGTGTTCCGTTTGCGCGACACTGTTCTGTGCATCTCGCGCGGGCTCGGCGCCGCGATCCTTCCGTTCCGCGTGAATTGTCCGCCGCAAGCCCCGCTCTACTCGCTGCGCAGACGCGACTTCCGATCACGAGAATGCGGTTTTCTTGCACCGATTCACCGCTGGTAA
- a CDS encoding cation-translocating P-type ATPase: MEAKTQENSGAPGLFRAIFSTRGELYAAILAGVLLLFGWGLHAIFDWPRAELAIWASLALGLVHGARAAWEALSEKRVDIDVLMVVGAIAAASIGHAEEGALLLFLFVLAGALEDMAMARTKREIEALHKLMPTEATVLRAGEWVDIAPESLVAGERVKIRPGQRAPADCKLLQGATEMDQSAITGESMPRAVKPGDELFAGTINLDDPIEAEVIRPAHESSLQKVLNLVTTAREQREPVQRTIDKLSGPYSVGVMVVSALVLVVWWILIGRTFDESLYTAITLLIVGSPCALIIATPTATLSAIARGARAGVLFKGGQAIERLANIGAVCFDKTGTLTMGRPRLEQVHAVAWSDGKQLLSLAAAIEGESTHPIAAAVRDAAKAREIAPDTELSTITHTTGRGMSAVWRGSEVRLGSTAHTDAVTPVCLRNRVHDVLKTIQQRGQMGVVIAVGVDESTLSSARASDPNAEGVGQAAVLIMSDSVRPGARALVKELHNLGVRPVKMLTGDNRTTAERVAKSLGIDEFGADLLPQDKLDAVAALKEELKYRAQTRGGPMRGVAVIGDGVNDAPALAAADVSMAIGSIGSDAALESADIVLLSDDLSAVPWAVKLARRARATVRANLVFALGIIAVMGVATLIGSLLRHPVALGLGVVAHEGGTLLVVLNSLRLLWTDPPRQAVTRAAGNAAGAPVKAEAKPAAV; encoded by the coding sequence ATGGAAGCAAAAACGCAGGAGAACTCGGGAGCGCCGGGGCTGTTCCGGGCGATCTTTTCGACCAGGGGCGAGCTGTACGCCGCGATTCTCGCGGGAGTGCTGCTGCTCTTTGGCTGGGGTTTGCACGCGATCTTCGATTGGCCCCGGGCCGAGCTTGCGATTTGGGCGAGCCTTGCCCTCGGGCTCGTGCACGGCGCGCGGGCGGCATGGGAAGCCCTTTCGGAAAAGCGCGTCGACATCGACGTGCTGATGGTGGTTGGCGCGATTGCCGCGGCATCGATCGGGCACGCGGAAGAGGGCGCGCTGCTGCTGTTTTTGTTCGTGCTGGCCGGCGCTCTCGAAGACATGGCGATGGCCCGGACGAAGCGCGAGATCGAGGCGCTGCACAAGCTGATGCCGACGGAAGCAACGGTGTTGCGCGCCGGCGAGTGGGTGGACATCGCGCCGGAGAGCCTGGTCGCGGGCGAGCGCGTGAAGATCAGGCCCGGCCAGCGCGCGCCCGCCGATTGCAAGTTGCTCCAGGGCGCAACCGAAATGGATCAATCGGCGATCACCGGCGAGAGCATGCCTCGCGCGGTGAAGCCCGGCGATGAGCTCTTCGCCGGGACGATCAATCTCGACGATCCGATCGAGGCGGAGGTGATCCGGCCGGCGCACGAGAGCAGCCTGCAGAAGGTGTTGAATCTTGTGACGACGGCGCGCGAACAGCGCGAACCGGTGCAGCGGACGATCGACAAACTCAGCGGGCCGTACTCGGTGGGCGTGATGGTGGTGAGCGCGCTCGTGCTGGTGGTCTGGTGGATTCTGATCGGGCGCACGTTCGACGAGTCGCTGTACACGGCGATCACACTCTTGATCGTGGGCTCGCCGTGCGCACTGATCATCGCGACGCCGACGGCAACACTCTCCGCGATCGCGCGCGGCGCCCGCGCGGGCGTTTTGTTCAAGGGCGGGCAGGCGATCGAGCGGCTCGCGAACATCGGCGCGGTCTGTTTCGATAAAACTGGGACGCTGACGATGGGGCGCCCGCGATTGGAACAGGTGCACGCGGTGGCGTGGTCGGACGGGAAGCAGCTTCTGTCCCTTGCGGCCGCGATCGAAGGGGAGAGCACGCACCCGATCGCGGCGGCGGTGCGCGACGCGGCGAAGGCCCGCGAGATTGCGCCCGATACGGAGCTTTCGACCATCACGCACACAACGGGGCGGGGTATGAGCGCGGTATGGCGCGGATCGGAAGTGAGGCTCGGGAGCACGGCGCACACGGATGCGGTGACGCCCGTTTGTCTGCGGAACCGCGTGCACGATGTGCTGAAGACGATTCAGCAGCGCGGGCAGATGGGCGTGGTGATCGCGGTCGGGGTGGACGAGAGCACGCTGAGTTCGGCTCGCGCGAGCGATCCGAATGCGGAAGGCGTCGGACAGGCGGCGGTGCTCATCATGTCGGATTCTGTGCGGCCCGGAGCGCGGGCACTGGTGAAGGAACTCCACAACCTGGGCGTGCGCCCGGTAAAGATGCTGACGGGAGACAACCGCACCACGGCCGAGCGCGTGGCGAAGAGCCTGGGCATCGACGAGTTCGGAGCGGACCTGCTTCCCCAGGACAAACTGGATGCGGTCGCGGCGTTGAAGGAAGAGTTGAAGTACCGGGCCCAGACGCGGGGCGGACCGATGCGCGGCGTGGCGGTGATCGGCGACGGAGTGAACGATGCGCCCGCGCTTGCCGCGGCGGATGTTTCGATGGCGATCGGATCGATCGGCAGCGACGCAGCGCTGGAATCTGCCGACATCGTGCTCTTGTCGGACGATCTGTCGGCCGTTCCGTGGGCGGTGAAACTGGCGAGGCGTGCTCGGGCGACGGTGCGCGCGAACTTGGTTTTTGCGCTCGGAATCATCGCGGTCATGGGAGTGGCGACCTTGATTGGTTCGCTCTTGCGGCACCCGGTGGCGCTGGGGCTGGGTGTGGTGGCTCACGAGGGGGGCACACTTCTGGTTGTGCTCAATTCGTTGCGATTGTTGTGGACCGACCCGCCTCGTCAGGCAGTGACTCGGGCTGCGGGAAACGCGGCGGGCGCGCCCGTGAAGGCAGAAGCCAAGCCCGCGGCCGTGTAA
- a CDS encoding RNA polymerase sigma factor, with translation MPEPSPTRRAIEAVWKIEAPRLIAGLVRRVRDVGLAEEAAQDAFVEALEQWPDAGVPENPGAWLATTARRRAIDRIRREQKLREIGEALSRESGTSDPMPAAIDRLDDPIEDDLLRLVFMTSHPLLPDDARSALTLRLLCGLSTGEIARAFLVPEPTIAQRIVRAKRTLSDNRVAFEVPVGKDLPERLASVLEVLYLLFNEGYTATAGDDWIRPSLCEESMRLGRILEGLMPLEPEVHGLVALMELQASRLNARTDRDGNPILLPDQDRSRWDRTLIRHGLGALDAARRSKHAPGPYTLQAEIAACHARANSAAGTDWRQIADLYGRLGLVAPSPIVELNRAVAVGMAEGPQAGLRIVDALTTEPALAAYHLLPAVRADFLFKLSRFAEAAPEFERAATMTRNTREQSLLRERAAECKRSAGQES, from the coding sequence ATGCCCGAGCCATCGCCTACGCGCCGCGCGATCGAGGCGGTCTGGAAGATCGAGGCCCCCCGGTTGATCGCGGGGCTCGTGCGCCGGGTGCGCGATGTCGGGCTAGCCGAAGAAGCCGCGCAGGACGCGTTCGTCGAAGCGCTCGAGCAGTGGCCCGACGCCGGCGTTCCGGAAAACCCCGGCGCCTGGCTGGCAACAACCGCACGCCGTCGCGCCATCGACCGCATCCGGCGCGAACAAAAACTACGAGAGATCGGCGAAGCACTCTCGCGAGAATCCGGAACTTCAGACCCCATGCCCGCCGCCATCGACAGGCTCGACGACCCGATCGAGGATGATCTACTCCGTCTTGTCTTCATGACGTCCCATCCGCTCCTGCCGGATGACGCACGATCAGCGCTCACCCTCCGACTTCTCTGCGGCCTCTCCACCGGCGAAATCGCCAGAGCGTTCCTCGTCCCGGAACCCACCATCGCCCAGCGGATTGTCCGCGCCAAACGCACCCTCTCGGACAACCGTGTCGCCTTCGAAGTCCCCGTCGGAAAGGATCTGCCCGAGCGCCTGGCCTCCGTGCTCGAAGTCCTCTACCTGCTCTTCAACGAGGGCTATACCGCAACGGCGGGCGACGATTGGATCCGCCCTTCGCTCTGCGAAGAGTCGATGCGTTTGGGAAGGATTCTCGAAGGCCTCATGCCCCTCGAGCCCGAAGTGCACGGGCTCGTTGCGCTCATGGAGTTGCAGGCTTCGCGCCTGAACGCCCGCACCGACCGCGACGGAAACCCGATCCTACTCCCGGATCAGGACCGCTCCCGATGGGATCGCACGCTGATCCGGCATGGGCTCGGTGCGCTCGATGCCGCCCGACGCTCGAAGCACGCCCCCGGCCCCTACACCCTCCAAGCCGAGATCGCGGCTTGTCACGCGCGGGCAAACAGCGCCGCGGGAACCGACTGGCGCCAGATCGCCGATCTGTACGGCCGCCTCGGCCTCGTCGCGCCTTCCCCGATCGTCGAATTGAACCGGGCGGTCGCGGTCGGGATGGCCGAAGGACCACAAGCCGGGCTCCGCATCGTTGACGCGCTGACGACCGAGCCCGCCCTCGCCGCGTACCACCTGCTCCCTGCCGTGCGCGCCGATTTCCTCTTCAAGCTCAGCCGTTTCGCCGAGGCCGCGCCGGAATTCGAGCGCGCCGCCACGATGACCCGGAACACGCGCGAACAATCTCTCCTTCGCGAGAGAGCGGCCGAATGCAAACGGTCCGCAGGACAGGAAAGTTAA
- a CDS encoding type II secretion system protein — protein sequence MRRFSAMRRVAFTLIELLVVISIIALLIGITIPALSGARESSRRVKCMTNLSSIGKGLQMYMDTKSKGVLPFASGLIESTDRPTFPEVVGEYLDTPKPVKESDGFYRSNDPWKCPSDVIGSDPATNFEPTYRIGGSSYEYWPGSIMLLADFIRLGLTRPEWSLTKLYQKPRNDPVTGQRKFWPVLACADQWHKLRAASLDRRNALYLDNGMRVDWCIPKPSTEEIKELILELAREPNSLFK from the coding sequence ATGCGGAGATTTTCCGCCATGCGTCGCGTTGCGTTCACATTGATCGAGCTTCTGGTGGTCATCTCGATCATCGCGCTGCTGATTGGGATCACGATTCCGGCGCTGAGCGGGGCGCGGGAAAGCTCGCGTCGCGTCAAGTGCATGACGAATTTGTCCAGCATCGGCAAGGGTTTGCAGATGTACATGGACACGAAGTCCAAGGGTGTGCTGCCCTTTGCGAGCGGCCTGATCGAATCGACCGATCGGCCGACTTTTCCGGAAGTCGTGGGTGAGTATCTCGATACGCCCAAGCCGGTGAAAGAGTCGGACGGGTTCTATAGATCAAACGATCCGTGGAAGTGTCCGTCGGATGTGATCGGCTCGGACCCGGCGACGAACTTCGAACCGACGTACCGCATCGGCGGGAGCAGTTACGAATACTGGCCCGGCTCGATCATGCTACTCGCGGATTTCATCCGGCTCGGGTTGACGCGGCCCGAGTGGTCGCTGACGAAGCTGTATCAGAAGCCCAGAAACGATCCGGTTACGGGGCAGCGCAAGTTCTGGCCGGTCCTGGCGTGCGCGGATCAGTGGCACAAGCTGCGGGCGGCATCGCTCGACCGGCGCAATGCGCTCTATCTGGATAACGGCATGAGGGTGGATTGGTGTATTCCCAAGCCGTCCACCGAAGAGATCAAGGAACTGATCCTGGAGCTTGCGAGGGAGCCCAACAGTCTGTTCAAGTAG
- a CDS encoding sulfurtransferase yields MSNYAHPEVLVEADWAKANIGKPGIKFVEVDVDTKAYEVGHIPGAVGFNWQTQLQDQVRRDIVSKEEFEKLASSAGIANSDTVILYGDNNNWFAAYAFWLFKLYGHKDVRLLNGGRVKWLAGEDLPLTADKIEVKPTTYKASAPDETLRAKLMDVIEIARSVPSARPSNLVDVRSPDEFTGKVIAPPGMTETAQRGGHVPGAASVPWAKAVNQDGTFKPLIELKKLYLEEAKLSPEKPTVAYCRIGERSSHTWFVLKYLLGLKDVRNYDGSWTEYGSVIGVPIEK; encoded by the coding sequence ATGAGCAATTACGCGCATCCGGAAGTTCTGGTGGAGGCAGATTGGGCGAAGGCGAATATCGGCAAGCCCGGGATCAAGTTTGTCGAGGTCGATGTGGACACCAAGGCATACGAGGTCGGCCACATTCCCGGCGCGGTCGGGTTCAACTGGCAGACGCAGTTGCAGGATCAGGTTCGGCGCGACATCGTGAGCAAGGAAGAATTCGAGAAGCTCGCGAGCAGCGCGGGGATTGCGAACAGCGACACGGTGATCCTGTACGGTGACAACAACAACTGGTTTGCGGCGTACGCGTTCTGGCTCTTCAAGCTGTACGGACACAAGGACGTGCGGCTGCTCAACGGCGGAAGAGTGAAGTGGCTTGCGGGTGAGGATCTGCCGCTGACGGCGGACAAGATCGAAGTGAAGCCGACGACGTACAAAGCGTCGGCGCCGGATGAAACGCTGCGAGCCAAGTTGATGGACGTGATCGAGATCGCGCGCAGCGTGCCCTCGGCGCGGCCGTCCAATCTGGTGGATGTGCGCTCGCCGGACGAATTCACGGGCAAGGTGATCGCGCCGCCCGGAATGACGGAAACCGCGCAGCGCGGGGGTCATGTGCCGGGTGCCGCGAGCGTTCCGTGGGCGAAGGCGGTGAATCAGGACGGCACGTTTAAGCCGCTGATTGAACTGAAGAAGCTGTATCTGGAAGAGGCGAAATTGAGCCCGGAGAAGCCGACGGTGGCGTACTGCCGCATCGGAGAGCGCAGCAGCCACACGTGGTTCGTGCTCAAGTACCTGCTTGGCCTGAAGGACGTGCGCAATTACGACGGGTCGTGGACCGAATACGGCAGCGTTATCGGTGTCCCCATCGAGAAATGA
- a CDS encoding MBL fold metallo-hydrolase yields the protein MIPKPPPREGSLGFYFVPPYRIQGFSVAGEVTTIQVPELDVCFDMGQCPRAALASKYCAVSHGHMDHIGGLAYYCSQRRFQGMGDGRIICDERIAPAITRMMEGFIDLEQQKTPYELIPLKADGQVEIKNNIYLRGFHTEHTAPSMGYSVIEKRSKLKPEYVDLPQEKLKDLKDRGIEITRTLEIPLIAYLGDTQPCAALLRPDVINAQIVICECTFFEPDHKERAKVGMHMHVENIAEWLGVLQCQALVLCHVSRRTDLMYARKRLYEVAGQKAEKALFLMDYKVGKARYERQVIESGGVIERPGFRGGGHGGHGGGGGFRRGAPANR from the coding sequence ATGATTCCGAAACCGCCCCCGCGCGAGGGCTCTTTGGGGTTCTATTTCGTTCCGCCGTACCGGATTCAGGGCTTTTCGGTCGCGGGCGAAGTCACGACAATTCAGGTGCCGGAGCTCGACGTGTGCTTCGACATGGGGCAGTGTCCGCGCGCGGCGCTCGCGAGCAAGTACTGCGCCGTGAGCCACGGTCACATGGACCACATCGGCGGGCTGGCGTACTACTGCAGCCAGCGCCGGTTCCAAGGGATGGGCGACGGGCGGATCATCTGCGACGAGCGGATCGCGCCGGCGATCACACGCATGATGGAAGGGTTCATCGATCTCGAGCAGCAGAAGACGCCGTACGAACTGATCCCGCTGAAAGCGGACGGCCAGGTCGAGATCAAGAACAATATCTACTTGCGCGGATTCCACACGGAGCACACAGCGCCCTCGATGGGCTACAGCGTCATCGAGAAGCGGAGCAAGCTCAAGCCGGAGTATGTGGATCTGCCTCAGGAAAAACTGAAGGACCTGAAGGACCGCGGGATCGAGATCACGCGGACGCTGGAGATTCCGCTGATCGCGTACCTGGGCGACACGCAGCCGTGCGCGGCACTCCTGAGACCCGACGTGATCAACGCGCAGATCGTGATCTGCGAGTGCACGTTCTTTGAGCCCGATCACAAGGAGCGCGCGAAGGTCGGCATGCACATGCACGTCGAGAACATCGCGGAATGGCTCGGTGTTCTGCAGTGCCAGGCGCTGGTGCTCTGCCATGTGTCGCGCCGGACGGACCTGATGTACGCGCGCAAGCGGCTCTACGAGGTCGCGGGGCAGAAGGCGGAGAAGGCGCTCTTCCTGATGGATTACAAGGTTGGCAAGGCGAGATACGAGCGGCAGGTCATCGAATCCGGCGGCGTGATCGAGCGCCCCGGATTCCGGGGCGGGGGGCATGGCGGGCACGGTGGGGGCGGGGGGTTTCGACGCGGAGCGCCGGCGAATCGGTAG
- a CDS encoding SRPBCC family protein, with protein MATNTIRLHRVLKAPPDRVYRAFIDPGAMCKWMPPDGYTGTVHSMDAKVGGGYRMSFTNFTTGYTHSFGGTYIEMKEGESLKYSDKFDDPNLPGEMRVTVTFKKVSCGTELTIVHEGLPEIIPPETCCVGWQESMSLLARLVEPELKDGM; from the coding sequence ATGGCCACAAACACCATCCGCCTTCACCGCGTGTTGAAAGCCCCGCCCGATCGCGTCTACCGCGCGTTTATCGATCCCGGCGCGATGTGCAAGTGGATGCCGCCGGATGGGTACACCGGCACGGTGCATTCGATGGACGCGAAAGTGGGCGGCGGGTACCGCATGTCGTTCACGAATTTCACGACGGGGTATACGCACTCCTTCGGCGGCACGTACATCGAGATGAAAGAGGGCGAGAGCCTGAAGTATTCGGACAAATTCGATGATCCGAATCTGCCGGGCGAGATGCGGGTGACGGTGACGTTCAAGAAGGTTTCGTGCGGCACGGAGCTGACGATCGTGCACGAGGGCCTGCCGGAGATCATCCCGCCGGAGACTTGCTGCGTCGGCTGGCAGGAGTCGATGAGCCTGCTCGCGCGGCTGGTGGAGCCGGAATTGAAAGACGGGATGTAA
- a CDS encoding cysteine synthase family protein, which yields MNHQTRVYDNIFEMLPSVENPSPLVRIGKMNPAPNFELYAKLEWMNPFGSVKDRAASAMIEDLESRGELKRGETRESGRGIVEPTSGNTGISLAAMASVKGYAMRAVVPQKVPLEKRVLLRIAGADVDVINDQMCPSPGMGEGSIGIARSYAKAQKDRYAMPNQYENELNVRAHVRTTGPEIWRQTGGRVTHVFVSLGTAGTAMGLSKFLKEKNPAVKVIAVQPSEGHDVPGLRNLSELHVTKLFDEKRIDEILEIPFELAYTRALELCRTEGLFAGPSSGLIYEGARRVLELDAKQKGVGVMVFCDSVFKYVSSMVKHIPGLGEE from the coding sequence ATGAACCATCAGACCCGCGTTTACGACAACATCTTCGAGATGCTCCCGAGCGTAGAGAATCCGTCGCCCCTGGTGCGGATCGGGAAGATGAACCCCGCTCCCAACTTTGAGCTGTACGCCAAGCTCGAATGGATGAACCCGTTCGGCTCGGTGAAGGATCGGGCGGCGTCGGCGATGATCGAGGACTTGGAATCGCGGGGCGAACTCAAGCGGGGCGAGACGAGGGAAAGCGGGCGGGGGATTGTCGAGCCGACGAGCGGAAACACGGGGATCAGCCTGGCGGCGATGGCGTCGGTGAAGGGGTACGCGATGCGGGCGGTTGTGCCGCAGAAAGTGCCGCTGGAGAAGCGCGTGCTGCTGCGGATCGCCGGCGCGGACGTGGACGTGATCAACGACCAGATGTGCCCGAGCCCGGGAATGGGCGAGGGTTCGATCGGCATCGCGCGGTCGTACGCGAAAGCGCAGAAAGACCGCTATGCGATGCCGAACCAGTACGAGAACGAGTTGAACGTGCGGGCGCACGTGCGGACGACGGGGCCGGAGATCTGGCGGCAGACCGGCGGCAGAGTGACGCACGTCTTTGTATCGCTGGGAACGGCGGGGACGGCGATGGGGCTGTCGAAGTTTCTGAAGGAAAAGAACCCCGCGGTGAAGGTGATCGCGGTGCAGCCGAGCGAGGGGCACGATGTGCCCGGGCTGCGGAACCTGAGCGAACTGCACGTAACGAAGCTCTTTGATGAGAAACGAATCGACGAAATTCTCGAGATTCCGTTCGAGTTGGCGTACACGCGGGCGCTCGAACTGTGTCGAACCGAGGGGCTTTTCGCGGGTCCTTCCAGCGGGCTGATTTATGAGGGAGCGCGGCGGGTCCTGGAGCTCGACGCGAAGCAGAAAGGGGTGGGGGTGATGGTGTTCTGTGACAGCGTGTTCAAGTATGTGTCGAGTATGGTGAAACACATTCCGGGTCTTGGAGAGGAATAA